A stretch of Sulfitobacter sp. THAF37 DNA encodes these proteins:
- the murB gene encoding UDP-N-acetylmuramate dehydrogenase has translation MSNTHLPVVRGKLTARRMLSDLTWLRVGGPADHLFQPADLDDLSGFLAALPRDVAVFPMGVGSNLIVRDGGLRAVVIRLGRGFNGIEISGGHVIAGAAALDAHVARKAADAGLDLTFLRTIPGSIGGAVRMNAGCYGSYTADHFVSAQAVTRAGEIVTLTAGDLNFRYRQSDLAEGAVIVSAVFAPPRAAPEDLHARMAAQLAKRDDTQPTRDRSAGSTFRNPAGFSSTGQADDVHDLKAWKVIDDAGMRGARLGGAQMSPKHSNFLINAQDATAADLENLGEEVRKKVYDSSGITLEWEIMRIGDFLDGPDAEA, from the coding sequence ATGAGCAACACACATCTTCCGGTCGTGCGCGGCAAACTCACGGCTCGGCGCATGCTGAGCGATCTGACATGGTTGCGCGTGGGCGGCCCGGCGGACCACCTGTTCCAGCCTGCCGATCTTGACGACCTGAGCGGTTTTCTGGCCGCTTTGCCCCGTGACGTGGCGGTTTTTCCGATGGGCGTCGGATCCAACCTGATCGTGCGCGACGGCGGGCTGCGGGCGGTGGTGATCCGGCTCGGGCGGGGCTTCAACGGGATCGAGATCAGCGGCGGGCATGTGATCGCGGGGGCCGCCGCGCTGGATGCGCATGTGGCCCGGAAAGCAGCGGATGCGGGGCTGGACCTGACGTTTCTGCGCACCATTCCCGGCAGCATCGGCGGCGCGGTGCGCATGAACGCCGGTTGTTACGGCAGCTACACCGCGGATCACTTCGTCAGTGCGCAGGCCGTGACCCGCGCGGGCGAAATCGTGACCCTGACCGCGGGGGACCTGAACTTCCGCTACCGCCAGAGCGATCTGGCCGAGGGCGCGGTGATCGTCAGCGCGGTTTTCGCGCCGCCCCGCGCGGCGCCGGAGGACCTGCATGCGCGTATGGCCGCGCAGCTGGCCAAACGGGACGACACGCAGCCCACCAGGGACCGCTCTGCCGGGAGCACCTTCCGCAACCCGGCGGGTTTTTCCAGCACCGGGCAGGCCGATGACGTCCACGACCTGAAGGCGTGGAAGGTCATTGACGACGCGGGCATGCGCGGTGCGCGGCTGGGTGGCGCACAGATGAGCCCGAAACATTCCAACTTCCTCATCAATGCGCAGGACGCGACCGCCGCCGACCTTGAAAACCTTGGCGAAGAGGTGCGAAAAAAGGTTTACGATTCCAGCGGGATCACGCTAGAATGGGAAATCATGCGGATCGGCGATTTTCTGGACGGGCCGGACGCGGAGGCATAA
- a CDS encoding DUF2484 family protein, translating into MSPSLVLACFWALAANVIAMTPSRDHHWRNAYVLIAIGIPILGYVTMQHGPWVGLLVLAGGCSVLRWPVIYLMRWLRRGVDQGDIKGPAE; encoded by the coding sequence GTGAGCCCATCACTGGTGCTGGCCTGTTTCTGGGCCTTGGCGGCGAATGTGATCGCGATGACGCCAAGCCGGGACCACCACTGGCGAAATGCCTATGTGCTGATTGCCATCGGCATCCCGATACTGGGCTATGTCACCATGCAGCACGGTCCCTGGGTGGGACTGCTGGTGCTGGCGGGGGGCTGTTCGGTGCTGCGCTGGCCGGTGATCTACCTCATGCGCTGGCTGCGCCGGGGGGTGGATCAGGGGGACATCAAAGGGCCCGCCGAATGA
- a CDS encoding DUF2484 family protein produces MTLLWISVLWVLASAAVAMLPMRQQYVPGVALLMAAPVLIVAIVSHVGWFMGMLALAAFISMYRNPLRYLLARLRGRDFEVPQ; encoded by the coding sequence ATGACGCTTTTATGGATTTCGGTTCTGTGGGTGCTGGCTTCGGCCGCGGTGGCGATGCTGCCGATGCGCCAGCAATATGTGCCGGGTGTGGCGCTGCTGATGGCGGCGCCGGTGCTGATCGTGGCGATTGTTTCCCATGTGGGCTGGTTCATGGGAATGCTGGCGCTGGCCGCCTTCATCTCAATGTACCGCAACCCTCTGCGCTATCTGCTGGCGCGTCTGCGCGGGCGCGACTTTGAGGTGCCCCAGTGA
- the murC gene encoding UDP-N-acetylmuramate--L-alanine ligase: MNAAAATKLPTDVGPIHFVGIGGIGMSGIAEVLINHGYRVQGSDLKASKITDRLADLGATIFEGQRAENIENAEVVVISSAIKKGNAELDAARLKGLPIVRRAEMLGELMRLKSNIAVAGTHGKTTTTTMVAELLVKGGIDPTVVNGGIIHAYGSNARMGQGEWMVVEADESDGTFNRLPATIAIVTNIDPEHMEHWGDFDRLRQGFLDFVSNIPFYGLAVCCTDHDEVQRLVGKITDRRVVTYGFNAQADVRARNLTYKAGVAHFDIHLQAEGAVIEGCELPMPGDHNVSNALSAVAVARHLGMKRDEIRAALKSFGGVNRRFTKVGEVDGVTIIDDYGHHPVEIAAVLKAARQATEGRVIAVHQPHRYSRLSHHFDEFCACFNDADVVGIADVYAAGEDLIEGADRDSLVAGLIRHGHRHARAVRDESDLLRLVREQARPGDMVVCLGAGTISGWANALPEKLQALKGAAA, from the coding sequence ATGAACGCAGCAGCAGCCACCAAACTGCCCACCGATGTCGGGCCGATCCATTTCGTCGGCATCGGCGGGATCGGCATGTCGGGCATCGCCGAAGTGCTGATCAACCACGGCTACCGGGTGCAGGGGTCCGACCTGAAGGCCAGCAAGATCACCGACCGGCTGGCGGATCTGGGCGCTACGATTTTCGAAGGCCAGCGCGCCGAGAACATCGAGAACGCGGAGGTGGTGGTCATCTCTTCGGCGATCAAGAAGGGCAACGCGGAACTGGACGCCGCGCGGCTCAAGGGCCTGCCCATCGTGCGTCGCGCCGAAATGCTGGGCGAACTGATGCGGCTGAAGTCCAACATCGCCGTGGCGGGCACCCATGGCAAGACGACGACGACCACGATGGTCGCGGAACTGCTGGTCAAGGGCGGCATCGACCCGACCGTCGTGAATGGCGGCATCATCCACGCCTACGGCTCCAACGCGCGGATGGGGCAGGGCGAATGGATGGTGGTCGAGGCCGACGAGAGCGACGGCACCTTCAACCGGCTGCCCGCGACCATTGCGATCGTCACCAACATCGACCCCGAGCATATGGAGCACTGGGGCGATTTCGACCGGCTGCGCCAGGGGTTTCTGGACTTCGTGTCGAACATTCCCTTCTACGGGCTTGCGGTCTGCTGCACCGATCATGACGAGGTGCAAAGGCTGGTGGGCAAGATCACAGACCGCCGGGTCGTGACCTATGGCTTCAACGCGCAGGCGGATGTGCGGGCGCGCAACCTGACCTACAAGGCCGGTGTGGCGCATTTCGACATCCACCTCCAGGCCGAAGGGGCCGTGATCGAAGGGTGCGAATTGCCGATGCCGGGCGACCACAATGTGTCCAACGCCCTGAGCGCGGTCGCGGTGGCACGCCATCTGGGCATGAAGCGGGACGAGATCCGCGCCGCGTTGAAGAGCTTCGGCGGGGTGAACCGCCGCTTTACCAAGGTGGGCGAAGTGGATGGAGTGACCATCATCGACGACTACGGCCACCATCCGGTCGAGATCGCGGCCGTGTTGAAAGCCGCGCGCCAGGCGACCGAGGGGCGGGTGATCGCGGTTCATCAGCCGCACCGGTATTCGCGGCTGAGCCATCACTTCGATGAATTCTGCGCCTGTTTCAACGATGCCGATGTGGTCGGCATTGCAGATGTCTATGCCGCAGGCGAGGACCTGATCGAGGGCGCGGATCGCGACAGCCTCGTGGCGGGGCTGATCCGCCACGGCCATCGTCATGCCCGCGCGGTCCGGGACGAAAGCGACCTGCTGCGGCTGGTGCGGGAACAGGCCAGACCGGGCGACATGGTGGTGTGCCTTGGCGCCGGGACGATCAGCGGCTGGGCCAATGCGCTGCCCGAAAAGCTTCAGGCGCTGAAGGGGGCCGCGGCCTGA
- a CDS encoding UDP-N-acetylglucosamine--N-acetylmuramyl-(pentapeptide) pyrophosphoryl-undecaprenol N-acetylglucosamine transferase, with protein sequence MTAPLLIIAAGGTGGHMFPAQALAEVMLARGWRVRLSTDARGARYTGGFPAEVDIQQVSSATFARGGVLAKAMVPLRIGAGALGAAMRMMRDRPAVVVGFGGYPSIPALSAATLLRVPRMIHEQNGVLGRVNTIFAKRVDAMACGTWPTNLPEGVEGVHVGNPVRAAVLDRAGAGYIPPGDYPMEVLVMGGSQGARILSDVVPAALAALPLAMLKNIRVSHQARDEDGQRVADYYAENAIDADVQPFFDDVPRRMSEAQLVISRSGASSVADISVIGRPSILIPFAAATGDHQTANARGLVEAGAAIMIPESQLSTDALAEQIQSILEQPDAALQMSRAAHAVGKPEAAEALAQMVETLAQEGTRR encoded by the coding sequence ATGACCGCACCCTTGTTGATCATCGCAGCCGGCGGCACCGGGGGCCACATGTTCCCCGCGCAGGCCCTGGCAGAGGTGATGCTGGCGCGCGGCTGGCGGGTGCGTCTGTCCACCGACGCACGCGGGGCGCGCTACACCGGCGGATTCCCGGCTGAGGTCGACATCCAGCAGGTCAGCTCCGCCACCTTTGCGCGCGGCGGCGTGCTGGCCAAGGCGATGGTGCCGCTGCGCATCGGCGCGGGGGCATTGGGTGCCGCGATGCGCATGATGCGGGACCGGCCCGCGGTGGTGGTCGGCTTTGGCGGCTACCCCAGCATCCCGGCGCTGTCGGCGGCAACCCTGTTGCGGGTGCCGCGCATGATCCATGAACAGAACGGCGTGCTGGGCCGGGTCAATACGATCTTTGCCAAGCGGGTCGATGCGATGGCCTGCGGGACCTGGCCGACAAACCTGCCCGAGGGCGTGGAAGGGGTGCACGTGGGCAACCCGGTGCGTGCCGCGGTGCTGGACCGTGCCGGTGCGGGCTATATCCCGCCGGGGGACTACCCGATGGAGGTGCTGGTGATGGGGGGCTCGCAGGGCGCGCGCATTCTCAGCGATGTGGTGCCCGCCGCGCTTGCTGCGCTGCCGCTCGCCATGCTCAAGAACATCCGCGTCAGCCATCAGGCCCGCGACGAGGACGGCCAGCGGGTCGCCGATTATTATGCCGAGAACGCCATTGATGCGGACGTGCAGCCGTTCTTTGACGATGTGCCGCGCCGGATGTCGGAGGCGCAGCTGGTCATCAGCCGGTCGGGGGCGTCCTCGGTCGCGGATATCTCGGTGATCGGCCGACCGTCGATCCTGATCCCCTTTGCCGCCGCGACGGGCGATCACCAGACCGCCAATGCGCGCGGCCTGGTAGAGGCGGGCGCGGCGATCATGATCCCGGAGAGCCAGCTCAGCACCGACGCGCTGGCCGAACAGATACAGAGCATTCTCGAACAGCCCGACGCGGCCTTGCAGATGTCGCGGGCCGCCCATGCCGTGGGCAAGCCCGAGGCAGCGGAGGCGCTGGCTCAGATGGTCGAGACCCTGGCGCAGGAAGGAACACGCAGATGA
- the ftsW gene encoding putative lipid II flippase FtsW, which translates to MTEMVYGAVPVREGEPILPKWWRTVDRWALSCVLMLFAVGMLLGLAASPPLAAKNGFDPFHYVQRQAFFGGLAILAMILTSMMSPVVVRRLAVIGFVGAFVALALLPFLGTDFGKGATRWYSLGFASVQPSEFLKPGFIVVTAWLMAASVEINGPPGKAWSFALCMSIVLMLALQPDFGQACLVLFGWGVMYFVAGAPMTLLVGMAGMVVMAGSFAYSNSEHFARRIDGFLSPDVDPTTQLGYATNAIIEGGFFGVGVGEGEVKWSLPDAHTDFIIAVAAEEYGLVLVLCIIALYTGIVVRSLLRLVRERDPFIRLAGTGLACIFGVQAMINMGVAVRLLPAKGMTLPFVSYGGSSVIASGIAVGMLLAFTRSRPQGEISDILGRGRGR; encoded by the coding sequence ATGACAGAGATGGTCTATGGCGCGGTTCCCGTTCGGGAAGGCGAGCCGATTCTTCCCAAATGGTGGCGTACCGTTGACAGGTGGGCGCTGTCCTGCGTGCTGATGCTGTTCGCGGTCGGCATGTTGCTGGGGCTGGCCGCTTCGCCGCCGCTGGCGGCCAAGAACGGGTTCGATCCGTTCCACTATGTCCAGCGGCAGGCGTTTTTCGGCGGTCTGGCGATCCTGGCGATGATCCTGACGTCCATGATGTCACCCGTGGTGGTGCGGCGGCTGGCGGTGATCGGCTTTGTCGGGGCTTTCGTGGCGCTTGCGTTGCTGCCCTTTCTGGGGACCGACTTTGGCAAGGGGGCGACGCGCTGGTATTCGCTGGGCTTTGCCAGCGTGCAGCCCTCTGAATTTCTCAAACCCGGTTTCATCGTCGTGACCGCCTGGTTGATGGCGGCCAGCGTCGAGATCAACGGCCCGCCGGGCAAGGCGTGGTCCTTTGCGCTGTGCATGTCCATCGTGCTGATGCTGGCGCTGCAGCCCGATTTCGGTCAGGCCTGTCTGGTGCTGTTCGGCTGGGGCGTGATGTATTTCGTCGCCGGTGCGCCGATGACGCTGCTGGTGGGCATGGCCGGTATGGTGGTGATGGCGGGCAGCTTTGCCTATTCCAACTCCGAACACTTCGCGCGGCGGATCGACGGCTTTCTCAGCCCCGACGTCGATCCGACCACGCAGTTGGGCTATGCCACCAACGCCATCATCGAGGGCGGCTTCTTTGGCGTGGGCGTTGGCGAGGGCGAGGTGAAATGGTCGCTTCCCGATGCCCATACCGATTTCATCATCGCCGTCGCGGCCGAGGAATACGGGCTGGTGCTGGTGCTGTGCATCATCGCGCTCTACACCGGGATCGTCGTGCGCTCGCTGCTGCGCCTGGTGCGCGAGCGTGATCCCTTCATCCGGCTGGCGGGGACCGGGCTTGCCTGTATCTTCGGCGTGCAGGCCATGATAAACATGGGCGTGGCGGTGCGGCTGTTGCCGGCCAAGGGCATGACACTGCCGTTCGTCAGCTACGGCGGGTCGTCGGTAATCGCCTCTGGCATTGCCGTGGGCATGCTTCTGGCGTTCACCCGCAGCAGGCCGCAGGGCGAAATTTCTGACATTCTTGGCCGGGGCCGGGGCCGCTAG